Proteins encoded by one window of Anaerosporomusa subterranea:
- a CDS encoding NRDE family protein, producing the protein MCLILFAYQYHPEYPLIIAANRDEFYARPTLSADYWSDTPNILAGRDLEHGGAWLGVTRTGRIAALTNYRDPARQRSDALSRGHLTAKYLNSNLTPTEYIKMIRPEAGSYNGFNLLVGDSSSLCYYSNQTNELVAVSPGIHGLSNHLLDTPWPKVKRGKQLLQQALIDSVDTMGLLELLGDDKRPDDSQLPNTGVGLEMERVLSPMFIATDGYGTRAMSVLTFRHDGLVQFSEHSRNESGEWKYNSYQFRL; encoded by the coding sequence GTGTGCCTCATACTCTTTGCCTATCAATATCATCCTGAATATCCATTGATTATTGCCGCCAACCGGGACGAGTTTTATGCCCGGCCTACACTCAGTGCTGATTATTGGTCTGACACTCCGAATATTTTGGCTGGGCGCGATCTTGAGCATGGCGGTGCTTGGCTTGGTGTGACTAGGACAGGGCGTATCGCCGCTTTGACCAACTATCGCGATCCTGCTCGCCAGCGGTCAGATGCGCTGTCACGCGGTCATTTAACAGCTAAGTATCTGAACAGCAATCTCACACCAACTGAGTATATTAAGATGATCCGCCCTGAGGCCGGAAGCTATAATGGGTTTAATTTGTTGGTTGGTGATTCGTCCAGTTTATGCTATTACTCAAACCAAACAAATGAGCTTGTTGCCGTTAGCCCAGGGATTCACGGCTTAAGTAATCACCTGCTTGACACTCCTTGGCCGAAGGTTAAGCGCGGCAAGCAGTTGCTGCAGCAGGCATTGATCGACTCGGTGGACACAATGGGGCTGCTTGAGCTTTTGGGTGACGATAAGCGCCCTGATGACAGTCAACTGCCAAATACAGGTGTTGGCCTAGAGATGGAAAGAGTACTATCGCCAATGTTTATTGCCACAGACGGCTATGGAACTCGGGCGATGTCTGTTCTGACATTCCGCCACGACGGCTTGGTTCAGTTTAGCGAACACAGCCGTAACGAATCCGGGGAATGGAAATACAATTCGTATCAGTTTAGGCTGTGA
- a CDS encoding serine hydrolase has protein sequence MKPKLILLLVVVILISACTLQNAPQKKPTENSVPHTQASDETDRQVSRISRDTEAFNGKAGLFAKNLNTGKSIGIHEHQIFPTASTHKLMVALATYKYLYSEVSPDKKKQYDLYIKNMMQVSYNPAFYRMVRELDSRRPEALSQVLKDLQLKNTWIYSEEAFRKYGYHSVTTPAEMAIVFETIYQEQYLGKEMSVILKEALAKTIYQEEFPLFMQKGKVIHKVGSLPGMLCDVGIIDDGKDQILISFFTTSKQAEKQSSLYIAEASADLYNALRSR, from the coding sequence ATGAAACCAAAGCTGATTCTACTCCTAGTTGTAGTCATTCTGATAAGCGCTTGCACGTTGCAGAACGCTCCACAAAAGAAACCAACGGAAAACTCCGTCCCTCATACCCAGGCATCAGACGAAACAGATAGGCAAGTTAGTAGAATAAGCCGCGACACTGAAGCCTTTAACGGCAAAGCCGGATTATTTGCAAAAAATTTAAATACTGGTAAAAGCATTGGCATCCATGAACATCAGATTTTTCCTACCGCCTCGACCCACAAACTTATGGTCGCACTGGCAACTTATAAATATCTATATTCAGAAGTCTCCCCTGACAAAAAGAAGCAATATGACCTTTACATCAAGAATATGATGCAAGTTAGCTACAACCCGGCTTTCTACCGAATGGTAAGGGAACTAGATTCCCGCAGGCCTGAGGCACTAAGTCAGGTGCTCAAAGATTTACAGTTAAAGAATACCTGGATTTACAGCGAAGAAGCATTCCGCAAATACGGCTATCACAGTGTTACTACTCCTGCTGAAATGGCAATTGTATTTGAAACCATTTATCAAGAACAATACCTTGGCAAGGAAATGTCGGTGATTTTGAAAGAAGCTTTGGCCAAAACTATATATCAAGAAGAGTTTCCCCTTTTTATGCAAAAAGGTAAGGTCATACACAAGGTGGGCTCACTGCCTGGTATGCTGTGTGATGTAGGGATCATTGACGACGGCAAAGATCAGATTCTTATCAGTTTCTTTACCACATCAAAACAGGCAGAAAAGCAGTCAAGTTTGTATATTGCAGAAGCGTCCGCGGATTTATACAACGCATTAAGGAGTCGTTAA
- a CDS encoding glycosyltransferase — protein MITSLRVGIAAVGGSGWTGGLTTVELLVRAVRSLPVIEQPKLLLVATDRTLPDWPLYIPFADLFDNLLFCGQNIAAAQQIIPSAILVPTDDLFTHIDFYFPVNSDVWPGLCAASWIPDFQHRFLPDLFSASELAWRDAAFARIAAEARLIVLKSLTVEDDFRRFYPDSTAKTRVLRYSVDPPADWLSSDPAAIQAKYNLPDKFVLCSNQFWQHKNHIVLFQAIALLKQAGLSIPVVCTGPTHDYRRPDYFRLLQHCIGELGISDQIHILGIIPRVDQIQLLRRCLLAVQPSLFEGLSLIVCETRALGKPIILSDLAVHAEHEYGVLFDKDSPRDLAVKMASMLANANPGPDSAKESAAKAEAASRVRRFGRCFCELALEARSLFNLDRFLQRK, from the coding sequence ATGATTACCTCACTACGAGTCGGCATCGCGGCAGTCGGCGGTTCCGGCTGGACCGGTGGTCTTACCACAGTTGAACTGCTGGTTAGAGCCGTTCGCTCCCTGCCGGTCATTGAACAGCCAAAATTACTGCTGGTCGCCACTGACCGGACCCTTCCCGATTGGCCTCTTTATATACCCTTCGCCGATTTATTTGATAACCTTTTATTCTGTGGGCAAAACATCGCCGCTGCGCAGCAGATAATTCCCAGCGCCATTTTAGTACCCACAGATGACCTCTTCACACACATCGACTTTTATTTTCCGGTCAATTCAGATGTTTGGCCAGGCCTCTGCGCTGCATCCTGGATTCCGGATTTTCAGCATCGTTTTTTGCCTGACCTGTTCTCAGCCAGCGAACTCGCCTGGCGGGATGCTGCCTTTGCGCGCATTGCCGCCGAAGCGCGTCTGATTGTCCTGAAGAGTCTGACGGTCGAAGACGACTTTCGTCGCTTTTATCCAGACTCAACGGCAAAAACCCGAGTATTACGTTACAGCGTCGATCCTCCGGCAGATTGGCTCTCGTCTGATCCGGCCGCAATACAGGCCAAGTATAACCTGCCGGATAAATTTGTTCTCTGTTCGAATCAATTCTGGCAACACAAAAATCACATTGTTTTGTTCCAGGCGATTGCCTTATTGAAGCAGGCCGGCTTATCCATCCCTGTCGTGTGCACCGGTCCAACGCACGATTATCGGCGTCCTGATTATTTTCGCCTGTTGCAGCACTGTATCGGCGAACTTGGTATTTCTGATCAAATCCATATACTGGGTATAATTCCGCGTGTCGACCAAATTCAGTTGCTGCGCCGCTGTCTTTTAGCCGTCCAGCCGTCTCTGTTTGAGGGTCTAAGCCTGATAGTCTGCGAGACCCGTGCACTCGGCAAACCGATTATATTATCAGATTTGGCAGTTCACGCAGAGCATGAATATGGTGTCTTATTTGATAAAGATAGCCCACGTGACCTCGCTGTCAAAATGGCGAGCATGCTGGCAAATGCGAATCCTGGTCCCGACTCAGCCAAGGAATCAGCCGCCAAAGCAGAAGCAGCATCACGGGTTCGCCGTTTCGGCCGCTGTTTTTGTGAGCTGGCGCTTGAAGCCAGATCTCTATTTAATTTAGACCGCTTTTTGCAGCGAAAATGA